The Fusarium oxysporum f. sp. lycopersici 4287 supercont2.34 genomic scaffold, whole genome shotgun sequence genome contains the following window.
GATTTGCTGTCAGTGCATTCAGCCCGTAAGCGCTAAGAGGCAGTGAATCTCTCGATACCTTGACGCAGTTGGTACCGATACTTCTGAAAATATTCGAATGGCTTTTCAAAAGTTCTTACCCCTCAATGGCCTCAATTTGAGCTGATGGTTGGTGAAGACATATGTAGCAACCTTTTTGAACTTTCTGCTTTTACCATCTTTGTTGTATTCTTATTATGGAAGCTTCTTAATCTCGAAGATGATTTTAGAGTACGAAACATTGCTCTCAGATGTATCTCGTCTTTTTGCCTCCCCTCTTCCTTGGTCATGCAATGCAAGTTCAAATGATGCAGAACGCATTATAATCGAAGAAACCGGAGCGTTATTGGCGGTATACATGGGAGAGATTCCTATACACCTCGCAAATAAAAACACACTAAGCGATGAAAAGCTTGACAGAATTGCCTTGCTGCTGGCAAGTCTTCTCTTGAATCTCGAAAATCTTGTGAACGACGACATACCCCTCTGGAATACAGTACGTGAATTCATATTATTCTCCAAGTATTGATCTGTAGCCTGGCGCGGTTCTGTTTCAGCAATACATTGTGAAAGAACCTTGGGTAGTACTCTGAGTGCTGACAAGTCTGCCAGTCCACGACGGAAGTAGCTGTCATGTTCCCAAAGCTCAATGCATTGCGTCTTTCAATCCAACGAGAACCATCTATCGATACCTGCGCTCGATATCTTTctcttcaccaacaaccCATCAAGTTCAAAGCCACCCGCCGCCGTATTTCGGGTATCCTTGAAGACATTAAAAGGACTACAGGTGATCGCCCTGCAGAGTCAGTTGTCCAGCCACCGATGGATGCACCGATAACACCTGTACAATTTCATGAGTCGTTTTATACCTGTACTACTGGGGTACTTGACGcctttcaacatcatctcaaAGTCTGTGAGCCACGGAGTTCTAATCACAAAGCCTTTCTCCATCTCAAAGGTTCCCCAAATTCCGGCATGGAAGACCAAGGGGACCGGGTAGATATCCTGCTAGCAATATGCAGCCTACAAGAAGCTTGGCAAGAAGTACGATGCGCATTTTTGGGTTGCAAGTAAGTGCCGCCTACGGCCAGGCTTAAAATAAACCTGAGACTGACTTCCTCCAGGCCTCTCAGCACCCCTCCTGGGGAGCCAGGCTGCATCAGAAGTATTTGTGAAGTTGCTCGTGAGACATACGAATTCGCTGGTGTTGTCGAAGTCCATGTTTGCGAGCAGCAAATTTTTAATAAGTCGATCGAAGAGACAGGGACGCCATATTCCAACGCAGTCCCTGCTATTACGCTCTCCAATCTAATGGACAAGGGTTTATTGGCGAACCGCTACACATTCCCAGAAAAACATAAGCTTGTTCTAGCATTCAACCTCGCCCAGTCTCTGCTCCAACTTTATTGCAGTCAATGGATCCAAAAGGACTGGACTGCAGAAGAATTATATTTTTTGTACGAGACTGACAAGAAGAAAGTTCACAATATTCATCAACCATATATCTGCTGCTTCTTTGACGGGAGGACTTACAAATCCGATATCGAAGACAGCTGGCACAGATATCCCTTTATACTTGCCTTTGGCAAGTTGCTCTTTGAGATAGCCGAAGGCAAACCCATTGTGGTTGAAAAATCGAAAGACGGGAGATTCAGCCTTCTCAGGACATTAAACCTACGATTCGAGAAAAGATGCAAAGATTATTTCTCGACGGACTATTCTCGGGCCATTCTTGGTTGTCTGAGATTTCAGAAACTATTGCAGGAACTTACAGTTGGTAATGAGCTAATAAAGTGCAGACGTGTTATCCAAAAAGAGATTGTAGAACCTTTAGGCCGAGAGGTCGCAAGGTTTAACAATGTGACCCCTGGTTCTCAGGACCTGGATTTGAACGAGACATTTTTTCTGGACACAGCCAACAGCCAAAAGCAAACAGCAAGATCAAAAGACTTGGACAGTTTAGAACACGCCTGTTCTTCTGTCAATGAGGCCCCAAGCCTTCCAATCAGGCTCCTGCAGTTCAGTGATTATTCGGAAGCTTCGTCGGAAGAGAAGTCTGTTTCCTATTACACCAAAATACTTTGTACGTTTGCTGAGTCCTTATCCTAGAAAGAACTTTGCAAGGTCCTTCCTGAAACGATTTGAGGAGTTCAGAACACATCATGTCTCACGATCTGAGCAAGCTCCACGGGTAAAGATCGCGGTTCTAGATACCGGCTTAAATCTTGATGATCCTAGTATCCGTGCTTTACGGCGTAGGATAGAATGCTGCAATCGATCACGGGAGATCAACAGCTATAGAAATCCGATAAGGGAAACTCGAAACTTCACGGCAGACTCGGACGCCGATGCAGAAGGCCATGGAACCCGAGTCGCAGGGCTTCTTCTAACAGTCGCACCAGAAGCTGATGTTTATGTGGGAAAGATATCTCACAAAATGACGACTGAGGTTTCTGATAGAACGATTCTAGAGGCACGTACCTGAGTTGTATACTGTGATCAAGGACCTACTAACACGAAGGGAAGGCTTTTCAATGGGCTATTGGTGATATTGGTGCGGACATTGTTTCCATGTCATTTGGATTTGTCGCAGATCCTGTATGGAAAGGTGACATGGACCGAGCGATCCGTAGTGCGTATTTGTCGAACAAGCTTTTATTTGCCGCGGCATCCAACTACGGAGCCAACAAGCGTAGAACGTACCCGGCCAACGCAACGACAGTCTTCTGCATACACGCGACGGATGGGAACGGAAACAAAAGTGGAATGGACCCTGTTCCTCttcaaaacaacaacaattTTACCACGCTAGGGGTAGCGGTGCCGTGTGGCTATACAGATGGAAAGGAGAACTTTCTCAGCGGGTCATCTTACTCGACCCCCATTGCGGTAGGAATTGCTGCAAACATATTGGACCAGGCGGGAGTATTGCAAAGAAATGGAGTGTTAGATGTCGATCAGCGTAAGAAGCTTTACGGCTACGACGGCATGAAAGGAGTCTTCGAACTTATGGCATGTCAGACGGACCGTTATGATTACCTGGCACCTTGGAATCTTTGGCATGGGGCCGCGGATTCGGATACAGTATGGGCTAAGATCAAGGAAGTACTTAGGAAATAAACTATCAATCGATCTCAAATCAAACGTGGTTGTCTTCAGGTGGGAAATTTCTGAATTGAAAGCTATGGATAGCCCAGGATCGCTTCAGACTTTCTGCATTCATGCAAGAATAATCCATCTAGActcagcttcatcctcaaaAGACGTTCCATCAACCACTACCATCTCATCGTCGAAGTCATCCAAAGCAACCTCGCATCTAATGTCATCGCTCAGATCCAGCTCAGGAgtctcatcctccttgagGACCTGGGAACCATCTTGCATGGTAGCGCCCTTTACTTCCACCTTGTGTTTGACTTCTCCAGACTTATATGTGATCTTACGCAACCGCAATGCCACAACACAGTCATCGCCTCGCTCGAACGAAAACCCCTGTGCTTTCGTAGAGTGGGTACCCATCTCAAGTCCGCCTGAAGCTGGATTCCCAGGGTGCCCAGCTCCAGTAGACATGTCAAAACCACGCCGCTCTTGATGGGAAGATTGCACAGATACTTCTCGGCCGACTTTGATACCGGTGATCATGTACACCGGTAGAGCAAATCTCGCCGATCGCATGAAGGACCTTATCACAGGCACAGTCATGCTTGAGCGGATGTAGTCATCGGTCGGGTTGAAAAACATTGTTTCGAGGGAACCGAAGCTGTAAACCGTGTCATCGTCGAGTTCAGTATTGACCCCCGCATTTgcgccaacaccaaggacTGTAGAGAGAAACTTAGCCCAGATGCCAAATTTCCCACTGAATAACTCTTTACGTGTAGCGGTAAAGCCTTCCATTTTGTGCGGCCCATAGATCTCATCTGACGAGATCTTCAGGCGTTGTGTTGGGCCAGCGTTCAGCGGGTTCAAAGTTGTTGGATTATCCAAGATGTGGCCGAGATCAACTGGGCCATATGGAGGTGGCGGGGTGGTGAGATCGGAAACAAGGATGTAAGTGTTCTTGGTCGCCATTGTGCAACTCTTGCCTATGTCCCAACCTATATCTAGACAATGGAAATGCCACGTACTCTGTATTGAAAAGGCCATGAGCTTTTTTCAGCTCCGCAGATGCGGCTGTATGCACGTGCTCTGGAACTACTGAAGCATCCAAAGTACCTCGACTTTTCAATGCAAAGCCAAGGCGGGGCGCCTCGGCGGTAAGGAATGCACTTCCCAAGCCTCATCACATTGTCTTGGCTTGCAGGCTTCGCCTCCTGCGAATCATTGACCGAAGTCTCGTCTCAGTGGCGGGGGTCAGTTCCACTCAGCGAGACATAGTACGCGCCATACTCCgaattaataattagttttaGCATTTATGTATCTCTTTGAGCGGCACAAGGCATCCACAAAGTCACGACAGGGGCGAGGGGCCAATCAAAATGACCGCAACGGGTGGTACCTTCGCACACACCTAAATTAGTGTGTGATATAAGTACCAGCAGTAGCATTGTTACAAATCGCTACATCACATACTTTACAACCGTACCTGCTTACTGGACCTCGCGAATTTCCTGAAATAGGCTGTAAATAGCCTCCTTTCCCTTCCTTTTTTTAAAAGGTCGTGGCTGCCCTTGCCGAAAGCCCTTGCAAGCTAGGCAAGGGCTTGAGCTGCCCCTGCCTCTGtagacatgattgatatctcagagatatcaatcagcATTGCCGATTGATCTCTTCGTACCTAAGCTAATGACCACCTGCAGCAGAAGGCTTTATTATGAGAATTGACAGTCTTGATTCATCAGCCGCACCAATTAAAGAGTCTTCCGATGGCTTTATTCCTACAGGATCATCAGTAGGCTCTTCCATTCCGAGGTTGAGTAATGATGGGCTGACAGGGTGATCTCCAGATGATCAAGGCAGCACAATTTACCACTGAGTTTCCACTTCCACTCGCCGCTAAAGGATCTACACCGGGGCGGGCCGATCTTGACTAAACGAGTTCTAATATTGCGAGGTTGGCTTTTTAACTCCCCAACCATTAGCTTCTAGCGTATAATACTATCATAACCGAGGGGCGCTAGATGACAACTGGCATACAGCCGCATTTATCCGCCCTGTCATCGAGCTTGTTGCCTGCTGTCCGTCCCACATGTCTTACTACCCCGCTTGATCAAGGAAAGGACAGTCAACATTCAAGGCTTGAGTGCAAACTTCATGGATGGCCTTTTGTCGACGTTGGTCGAGAATATGCAATCACTCCACTTTCAGATGTCCCGATGCAACCAACAATTGCACTGTCATGAAGCACACTGTCATTGCTGTACTTACGGCaaaggagagaagagacaatATGGTGATTGGTCAAAAACAGGAAACGTAGTGCATCTCTTAGGGCACGGACCATCAAATCGTGTATCAGGACCTGATACCGAgggtaattggtacagtagggTAAAGAGAGGTAGGCATGACGGGATCCGGATCTGACTATTGTTGCTTATAGTATAATCGTAGGGTATAGGACCTGGCGAGCCCCAGGTGGTACTGTTAATAGAGCTAAATcagagaagaggaaataaaagagaaagagaaatcgGGGGGTAAATAAAACTGTAATGACATTATCTGAAATAAGCAATTATGGATAACCAAGCAACGTGCACGGGCCAGTTGCGTTGTATCCTGTCATGTTACCGCCACGACTGCGTACAGTAGGGTGCGGCCTGTGTGACGGACTGTGTTCTCGCAGCGATCTATCACCAAGTCTAATGCCCTCATGGTACACGATATTTTCTGTTCATCCACGTAGGAGCTCCTAATACACAAATCCCCTTGCTGGCACCCTTGTGCCATAACATAGTCTGACATCAATGAATGTCGATCTGGTAACCGCGTCATTGCTCGTAGGATATCACGTCGAGCGTTCTCAAAGATGACCCGCCATTGAGTTCTCTCTGGCCATAGGCCGGTAGATGCAAGAGCATCGCTGCCCAAGTCCTTGGCACTCATGCGTGGCTGATTCATCTGGTCAAAAAAATTCTCCTCTCGCTCTAATACATCACTTAGATGGGCGCGCGCCTCACAGTTCAGGCTTCGGACGTCTTTGCTCAAATCAGGCCGAGATGACTTTGCGAGTCTTGCTCCCTTCTTCGATTTTTTAGTTTCTTGAAGGACCTCGAACCATCTGCTACCTTCCCGAGAAGGAAAGAACCGTTGACAGGCGACGCCCTCGATCCATGGTAACTCAGCAGCCGGCTCCAGACCTGATATTGGCCTTCCTCTCTCTCGTGGGTTTTTCCAGAGGTGCTCCTTCATACAATGGAGCCTCATCTTTTGGGCTTGGCGGAACATACAGCCACATTTCCGGCACTTCCGTCCGTCCAATCTCGGTGCAGCAAGGCAAGAAATCGGTTCAATCGGTATGTATGGTAATTGAAGTTTAGCCTGGTTTTGGAGAAGATTTGGGATTGCGTTGACCTGCTCGACCAACTTGCGCCGGCACTCCAGAGCAATGTCATTGTGTTTTGTCCTGAGGTGTGTGTTAACCTCGTTAGGGAGGGTTGCAAATCCGCATAACTCGCACACTAAAAGTTGATATTCTGGAAGAATAACGAATGGGTAGATTGGGTTGGACGATTGAGACTGCTTACTAGGGTCCATTGTCTTCATTAGCAAGAAACTTATTTTACTGCGATTAGGTATATGCTTCCCTATATCTCGGTCTTGGTTAAGGGAAAGATCtctataaactatttaagAAGATTATTGCTAGTAAATGTACACTGTGAATTACGCGTACTCGCGCCCTCTCACCAACTACGTGTCTTGTGATTAATTTAATTGACCCTGGTCTAAATGAAGTCTACCCCTAGCATAAATGAAGTTTACCCCCTGTGAAACTCAAGCCTACTCCCTGTCAGGTGGGTCTAGAAATTAAATTCTACTCCCCTGTAAAAATCAATTCTACCCTGGGTTGTTTGGCATAAAACAAATGAATTCTACGTAGAATTGATTTTGGTATGGTGCACTAGGCTTGGGCTATtcttctctgcttcctccTGGCTTTGTCCCTGTTGCATCTTTTGCTTGATAGTTTTGGCTCGTTGGTCTACAGCGTATTTGATGATACAGAGACGAGAGATGGCCATAATGGCAGAAAGCTTTGGCGTGAAACCCTCATAGCCCTCCCACGTACCGTCTGCCCGCACACTAAGAacagtcaagaagctgaCAAGAACGCTGTCATACTCCGTGTCCTTAGTGAAATGGTCAAGAACAGAGATATATAGCTCGAGAACGGCAGTTTCTAGTAGATCAAGAAGTCTGACAATCTCGGGCGCTTCTGGATCACCCCCATTTTCTTTCCAAGCGTCAGTCAAGTCATCTGCGTGTTCCATCGTGGCATCGTAAGCTCTCTGTTGCCGTGTGCTGAGTTTGAACGGTGGTCTATCGGCTTTATTCTCAAAAGACATGCATCGGACAATGTAAGCAAGTAGCTGCTTGACCACAAGTGCATACCTCCTCTGTGTCTCGGGCTTGAACCGGAAATGGAATGGCTTTGTCCTCTCTTTCATCAGTTCTTTGCGATTGACCTCAAATAGAGCGTTCCAAGATACAATATCTGGTGTAATGACGGCCTTGGCATGGTTAACCAGCCGATCGAATGCGATGTGTATGAAGCGCAGTTGAGCATCGTCTGACTTGTCTGGATCATCCGGATCCACTTCGTATTCCATAGCAATCAAGCCCCTCAAGAAGTCCTTTTTCCCACTAAAATCCTTCAAGTGGACAGCAGAACCAAGCCGGCGAAGCCACGGATTCGGCGCAGTAAAGTCATTCTCCTCATCGATACGCTCCGCTTCTCGACTTCGAATATCTTTACCCTTGCTCTGGAACGCATCAATGGCCCTCTGGAGTGCGGCTTGTGACTCGTTATCTTGGGCCCTTGATTATTCGAGATTCAGCCCTCTTGCCACCTCAAATAGCTCGCTTCCCGGCCCACTAGAGAATAGTCGTTGATAACAGACTCCTGTTCTCCACGGACTGTTACTCCTTTCTTCATCTGTCATGGCAGCTGAGCGACGTCCACCTTTAAGTTCCATGTCCCAATCATGCTTAACCCTGAGATGTTCTCGAATCCGCCTCAACTCTGCGCCCACATATGGGCAATTGGGCCGAGACGACGTGCTTCGCTCTGGGATAAACTCACAAGGAAATAGACTGTAAAAGAATAGGTAAAGCAGCAGTTTTACCGAACTCCTAATAGACGAGCCTAGAATACTGAAGAAGGATTTTTCTGAGACCCTGAATGCACTCTAGTTACGTAAAACCCTttaacgtggttgataagcgagcgacGCAGACAAGTAAGCGACGCACTACCTTATATACCTTAAAATCCAgtttttaaaagcttataaaaaacttaaattAAGTctataatagctataattttaatagcttatatgTAAGTcttaaattaagttatacTATTTTTCTTAAACTTTTTAAaaaattatttatagctataaacttaaaaatctatttacactgtaaaatacactgtattttaagtttttctatataaaataaaatagaaaagaatattaaaaaaatatattttaatacAGCTAACTATACtcttttataaaatatttttattagatttttagctattttatttaaggtaaAAATCCCTATAGAgtaagctatttttagccGTACAGTGCTGTGCGTCGCTTACTTGTCTGCGTCgcatgcttatcaaccacgttatacTTATATCTGGCTTATTATCAACCGATTTCAAGCTCTTTAATGccctccccccccccccccccNNNNNNNNNNNNNNNNNNNNNNNNNNNNNNNNNNNNNNNNNNNNNNNNNNNNNNNNNNNNNNNNNNNNNNNNNNNNNNNNNNNNNNNNNNNNNNNNNNNNATTTTTTGACCGCCTCTAAACATGCGCTGATAGGTAACATCATTTCTCCACAGGTGTGATTGTTGGTCTAGCCTGCTTAAGTCTACTGGGTTACCCCTCTCCAGAACATCACTATGTTCTTGCCGGTAGTGCTCTCGTATCCGGCGAAGATCTCGTCCAATGTAACGACAGGAATTGCAGCCTAGCCCATTATGCAGCGGCGGCTCGAGATACGGTACTGGCTCTGCCTCCGGAGGTGGAAACTTCCAGTGCTGTAAGTCATCTGTATCCTTGAGTATGTTCAGTATCTCCAGGATCTGGTTACTAATGTTCCGGCGTTCTTTAAGTGTAAGATGCTGACGGTGCAGGGGATCGACAAGATGTGCCTTTACCTGTCTAGCCAGGATAGCTGTCTTGCAATCCAGGCATATAACTAGGTTTAATTCGACGACGTGGACGAACGGCCCGATTCTGAGCGGTGCATCGTCGCTTATGGGCTCGGCTGCCTTATCATCTCCCTCAGGTGACGGTCTGGACATATAGTCACAGGTAAACGAGTTGACGTCTTCTTCGATTCCAATAACCAGTGATTCTTCGCTACTAGGCTGTGCTATTGCTTCAGTCGACATAGTACCGCGCACAGACGACAAATCAGGTATCAATCGCAGTCGCTTGTTATTCGAAGGCGATTCCTCTAAATCTGATATGAAAGGCCGCTTTTGAGATAGTGTAAGGCTATGATGAGTGCTTGCGTAGTTCAACTGGGCGCGATCGGCCTCAATGGGGATAGACCTGGGCTCACCACTTTTATCACATCCCCATAAGAAGTTTTGCCAGCTTGCCGACACTCGTTCATAAGCTCGGAGCAGCGCCGGCTGAAGATGATCTGGATAGGCGCCGTCGAGACCGTAGGTTGTATGCCGCTGCATAGGCCTGTGTCCGCTCTGCCATGCATAAGCCACTTCATGCCCCGCCGTCCCGGTCGTATCACCAAATCTATTGAAGCGTGCAACAGCGGCATGAACATGGCGTTCCGTGATAGCAATTGAGATTTGACGGTACATCTGGACCCCGATGCCGAATGGGATACCAGTGGCAGCACTACAATGCCGCCGAAGCTCCTTGGTGAATGTTGAGGCGGTCCAAGGTGTTGGTTTTTGGCCTACCTGGGAGAGTGGGGAGAAGAGAAGTGCGTTGGTATGCTCGATATGAAAACATTCACGCAAGATTGATATTGCCACTGGCCGTATATAGACGAGATACTGGAACATAAGCCGAGAGACAGGTTTGGAAAAGAAGCGGATGACATAAAACTCGTTGTTAGTGGCCAGACGAGCCCTGTGGTGCCTAGTTATGGAGCACATTTTTGCACCCCATAAGCCAATACCTCGCTCTCTTGAAGCAGTATTGAAACACTCTAGCGTCAACAGCTCCGTAATCCGTGCGCACTGGCCGCCGTCAAAGTTACAAAGCACTATTAGTCCCTTCAAGTGATCATCGTGAGCTTCCAAATATGCGCGAGCGGCTTTGGCATCCCGGGTACTCTGGTTTTGACCCTGTTCTTGGAGCAGACCGTCGACCGGGGATATGCATGCTCTCAGTAGTAACTCGGGGTAGGCATCTGTTAGCTGATTGACGGGATCGGATACGAAGGAGTAGCCCGGTGTTGTCGTTGATAGATTATCTCGAATCAGCGACAAATCGAGGTGAGTAGGCTCCCAGTCATACATCAAACGGGAACACGATGCTGTGACTGAGCGCAGCACTTTACAAGCCAGGCCACGAAAGTCCACCATCGAAAGTCGTTGGTTGCCATTCCAGGACAGTACCTCGCCGTCATCGCTCCAATGGAATCGGAAAGTGGACCCTTGAGACCGCCGAAGAGCGTTGCCGTAAGACAAGAGACTCAAGAATTCGCCCATGGGCGATAACGTGCCATCACACATGTACTCGCGCCGGGCCGCATTGAGCCTTCGCAGCAGCCCGTGACGCGGTGGGCGTGCAATACCACCGTAGATACGTGAGAAATGAGGCAGCACGGCTTCGAGAAAGACCAACCGAGAACAGTATATAAGTCTCGCTAGGATAGGGGTGAACCGGTGAGGCTGGAGGTATTCGTTGCCGTTAGGGGTTGACAGCCCGCGTACAGCACTGAAGTACACTAGCATCGTCGAGCTCGCGAGCCCACCTTCAAAGTCCTCGGCGATAGCAAAGTAACAAAAGCGCAGTAAGACGTCGGCCGCGGGGTCTTGGGGAGAGTTGCTCCTGGTTGTCCAAAGACCAAGCGGAAGTCGACTCGGCGTCAGAGAGATCATCTGCTTCTATAGCCACACTACTCTGGCTGTCATATTTCGATGTATCGTGTCCATCACTCTCCTCACATTCACTTTCATCCTCgccttcatcctcttcaccaccataatcatcatcatcattctcctcttcttcacccCCATCATCTCCACTCTCATGATCATTCATACTCTGTCCTCAATCCTGGTTATCTGTACGGTCCATATCAGCAGGCTCCTCAGACTGCCAGACACCATCCACCCAGAGCTCACGAAGAGCTCTAAACTGATGTCTGTTCAACCCTCGCCCTGTAATTGCCCGCATAGTTGTCGGTAATAGTCGGGACAGTCGAAGCCAGAAGCAGATAAAGCGCTTTAGTTCCTTCCGGTAGACCTTCTCAGAAGACGGCTTTGCCACCAGCTCGA
Protein-coding sequences here:
- a CDS encoding uncharacterized protein (At least one base has a quality score < 10) — its product is MKKGVTVRGEQEAQDNESQAALQRAIDAFQSKGKDIRSREAERIDEENDFTAPNPWLRRLGSAVHLKDFSGKKDFLRGLIAMEYEVDPDDPDKSDDAQLRFIHIAFDRLVNHAKAVITPDIVSWNALFEVNRKELMKERTKPFHFRFKPETQRRYALVVKQLLAYIVRCMSFENKADRPPFKLSTRQQRAYDATMEHADDLTDAWKENGGDPEAPEIVRLLDLLETAVLELYISVLDHFTKDTEYDSVLVSFLTVLSVRADGTWEGYEGFTPKLSAIMAISRLCIIKYAVDQRAKTIKQKMQQGQSQEEAEKNSPSLVHHTKINST
- a CDS encoding uncharacterized protein (At least one base has a quality score < 10) → MISLTPSRLPLGLWTTRSNSPQDPAADVLLRFCYFAIAEDFEGGLASSTMLVYFSAVRGLSTPNGNEYLQPHRFTPILARLIYCSRLVFLEAVLPHFSRIYGGIARPPRHGLLRRLNAARREYMCDGTLSPMGEFLSLLSYGNALRRSQGSTFRFHWSDDGEVLSWNGNQRLSMVDFRGLACKVLRSVTASCSRLMYDWEPTHLDLSLIRDNLSTTTPGYSFVSDPVNQLTDAYPELLLRACISPVDGLLQEQGQNQSTRDAKAARAYLEAHDDHLKGLIVLCNFDGGQCARITELLTLECFNTASRERGIGLWGAKMCSITRHHRARLATNNEFYVIRFFSKPVSRLMFQYLVYIRPVAISILRECFHIEHTNALLFSPLSQVGQKPTPWTASTFTKELRRHCSAATGIPFGIGVQMYRQISIAITERHVHAAVARFNRFGDTTGTAGHEVAYAWQSGHRPMQRHTTYGLDGAYPDHLQPALLRAYERVSASWQNFLWGCDKSGEPRSIPIEADRAQLNYASTHHSLTLSQKRPFISDLEESPSNNKRLRLIPDLSSVRGTMSTEAIAQPSSEESLVIGIEEDVNSFTCDYMSRPSPEGDDKAAEPISDDAPLRIGPFVHVVELNLVICLDCKTAILARQVKAHLVDPLHRQHLTLKERRNISNQILEILNILKDTDDLQHWKFPPPEAEPVPYLEPPLHNGLGCNSCRYIGRDLRRIREHYRQEHSDVLERAHV